Proteins from one Gimesia maris genomic window:
- a CDS encoding alkaline phosphatase family protein, with translation MRYRYCRFYCLILVALVCLNTLTLAQAANAQRHVVIISIDGLAAYLVDDPKVPLPTIRRLAREGCIVDGGMKVSDPSVTWPNHTTLVTGMKPGRHGVLANGVLVRGGIGVPVKIDSHRDQSDLVKVPTVVDVAHAAGLRTAEVNWPCTRNSKSLDDQFPDVPNALDFTTPRLRTELIEKGLLKDETHASFRKASIVGLDYVWTEAACHLIRERKPHLMLIHLLNNDATHHRRGPQSQAGYTANAYADMCVSRIIDAIDDAGIREKTTIILVADHGFTLTPKAIRPNVLLREAGLLKVEAGKLTQAQVHVIPEGGIGLVYCTNPAEAARAAADFKKMFVGKEGVADVLLPDRFDEVGFPHPREYNQVPDAILIAKDGYAVSGSVTGDTLVTTYEEARTSLGSHGFLAKLPKMNAMCILSGAGIRTGVKLPTVDNTVIAPTIARLLGLKYPDVDGKPLLEAMQTSD, from the coding sequence ATGCGTTATCGTTATTGTCGGTTCTACTGCCTGATTCTTGTGGCCCTGGTCTGTCTAAATACTCTGACTTTGGCTCAAGCAGCCAATGCTCAACGTCATGTGGTCATCATCAGCATTGACGGGTTAGCAGCTTATCTTGTTGATGATCCTAAAGTCCCATTGCCAACGATTCGTCGACTCGCGCGCGAAGGTTGTATCGTTGATGGCGGAATGAAAGTTTCTGATCCTTCTGTCACCTGGCCCAACCACACAACTCTGGTGACAGGCATGAAACCCGGTCGACATGGTGTCCTTGCAAATGGTGTTCTGGTGCGTGGCGGAATTGGAGTGCCAGTAAAGATTGATTCACATCGCGACCAGAGTGATCTTGTGAAAGTTCCCACCGTGGTGGATGTGGCTCATGCTGCAGGGTTGAGAACCGCTGAAGTGAACTGGCCATGTACGCGCAATTCAAAGTCGCTCGATGACCAGTTTCCTGATGTGCCCAACGCTCTTGATTTCACAACGCCGCGATTAAGAACCGAACTGATTGAAAAGGGGCTCTTGAAGGACGAGACACACGCCTCTTTTCGGAAAGCCAGCATCGTTGGATTGGATTATGTCTGGACTGAAGCAGCGTGTCACTTAATTCGTGAACGAAAACCACATCTGATGCTTATCCATCTGCTGAATAATGATGCGACCCATCACAGGCGGGGGCCACAGTCACAAGCGGGCTACACCGCCAACGCATATGCAGACATGTGTGTGTCTCGAATTATAGACGCGATCGATGATGCTGGCATTCGTGAAAAGACGACGATTATTCTGGTGGCTGATCATGGTTTTACGCTCACACCCAAAGCAATTCGGCCCAACGTTTTACTGCGAGAGGCTGGTTTACTGAAGGTCGAAGCGGGAAAGCTGACGCAGGCACAGGTGCATGTCATTCCAGAAGGTGGCATTGGTCTTGTTTACTGCACTAATCCAGCTGAGGCTGCTCGGGCAGCTGCTGATTTCAAGAAAATGTTCGTTGGAAAAGAAGGCGTTGCCGACGTTCTCTTGCCTGATCGCTTTGACGAAGTCGGATTCCCGCACCCGCGTGAATACAACCAGGTACCCGACGCCATTTTGATCGCGAAAGATGGATATGCAGTCTCAGGTTCCGTGACGGGAGATACGCTTGTCACCACATATGAAGAAGCGCGAACGTCGCTTGGCTCTCATGGATTTCTGGCAAAACTTCCGAAGATGAACGCCATGTGCATCCTGTCCGGTGCTGGCATCCGAACAGGAGTAAAACTTCCCACTGTAGACAATACCGTGATCGCTCCCACCATCGCCAGACTGCTGGGACTCAAATACCCTGATGTCGACGGTAAACCGCTGTTGGAGGCAATGCAGACCAGCGACTGA
- a CDS encoding DUF1501 domain-containing protein, giving the protein MLNPFEQFTTRRLLQQVHSRRSFFSSVYTGMAGLGLTNLLLNDLSAANAKPGNTKQNKDWQPGVDETHFPPKAKRVLQIFCPGAASHMDLWEHKPSLEKYHGKPLPGEENFVSFQGKNGNLMKSPWAFKPRGETGKMCTTMLPHMSRHVDDIAFIHSMTTKTNTHGPGCVFMNTGHDTEGYPSAGAWLGYALGSENENLPAYIAIPDIRGEPPNGKANWSNGFLPAQHQAIVMNAQSPIRNLKIPEGISPKEEKATREFLKFLDQKHAEQRPGNTDLQARIEAYELAARMQLSAPEVSNLASEPKSIHEQYGTGDPNKLKAAYARNCLLARRFLERGVRYLNLYCSSRASGVDGLLNWDAHKTLKADYERHCPIFDQPTAALLTDLKQRGLLDETLVLWTTEFGRMPTHQSGTLGRDHNPDGFTCWMMGAGIKGGTSYGATDEFGRRAELNPTTVWDFYATALHLLGFQHDKLTYYNNGLDRRLTDVHGNLIKEILA; this is encoded by the coding sequence ATGTTGAATCCGTTTGAACAATTCACGACGCGACGTCTGTTGCAGCAGGTGCATTCCCGCCGTTCGTTTTTTTCCAGCGTCTATACAGGCATGGCCGGTCTCGGACTGACGAACCTGCTTCTCAACGATCTGTCAGCCGCGAATGCCAAACCGGGGAATACAAAACAGAACAAAGACTGGCAGCCCGGCGTCGATGAAACACATTTCCCGCCAAAAGCCAAACGGGTCCTGCAGATCTTCTGCCCCGGCGCCGCCTCGCACATGGATTTGTGGGAACACAAACCCAGCCTGGAAAAGTATCACGGCAAGCCGCTGCCCGGCGAAGAGAACTTCGTCAGCTTTCAGGGGAAAAACGGCAACCTCATGAAAAGTCCCTGGGCGTTCAAACCCCGGGGAGAGACGGGCAAAATGTGTACGACCATGCTGCCTCACATGTCTCGCCACGTCGATGACATCGCCTTCATTCATTCGATGACCACCAAAACCAACACGCATGGTCCCGGTTGTGTGTTCATGAATACCGGCCACGATACCGAAGGCTATCCCAGCGCAGGTGCCTGGCTCGGTTATGCACTCGGCAGTGAAAATGAAAACCTGCCCGCCTACATCGCCATTCCCGATATCCGCGGCGAACCCCCTAACGGCAAAGCCAACTGGAGCAACGGCTTCCTCCCCGCCCAGCATCAGGCGATCGTGATGAACGCGCAGTCTCCCATTCGCAATCTGAAAATTCCCGAGGGGATTTCTCCCAAAGAAGAGAAAGCCACGCGTGAGTTCTTAAAGTTCCTCGATCAGAAACACGCCGAACAGAGGCCGGGCAACACCGATCTGCAGGCGCGCATCGAAGCCTACGAACTTGCAGCCCGCATGCAGCTGTCGGCACCAGAAGTTTCGAATCTCGCTTCCGAGCCCAAATCCATCCACGAACAGTACGGCACGGGAGACCCGAATAAGCTGAAAGCGGCTTACGCGCGCAACTGTCTGCTCGCGCGACGGTTCCTGGAGCGGGGCGTGCGCTATCTGAACTTATACTGTTCCTCGCGGGCATCAGGCGTGGATGGCCTGTTGAACTGGGACGCACACAAGACCCTCAAAGCCGACTACGAACGGCACTGTCCCATCTTCGATCAACCGACGGCGGCGCTGCTCACCGATTTAAAGCAGCGCGGGCTCCTCGACGAAACGCTGGTCCTCTGGACGACTGAATTCGGTCGCATGCCCACACATCAGTCGGGGACGCTCGGCCGCGATCACAATCCGGACGGCTTCACCTGCTGGATGATGGGCGCCGGTATTAAAGGGGGCACCAGCTATGGTGCCACTGACGAATTCGGTCGCCGGGCCGAGCTCAATCCGACCACCGTCTGGGATTTCTACGCGACCGCGTTGCATCTGCTCGGTTTCCAGCATGATAAGCTGACATACTATAATAATGGTCTCGATCGTCGCCTGACTGACGTTCATGGAAATTTGATTAAAGAAATCCTCGCTTAA
- a CDS encoding BlaI/MecI/CopY family transcriptional regulator: MGKKAKSNQPSTTMTDVEWVIMNVVWEHEPCAAGTVQEALAESYAWAYSTVKTTMDRMVTKGLLTRKSIRNLNLFSSAISPDNAKRGELKRVLSRAFNGALTPMLQFIVDEEELTAEEIQQLRKIIKRADRKPE, encoded by the coding sequence ATGGGTAAAAAAGCAAAATCAAATCAGCCGTCCACAACTATGACCGACGTGGAATGGGTCATCATGAACGTGGTCTGGGAGCACGAACCCTGTGCCGCTGGAACCGTCCAGGAAGCGTTAGCAGAATCTTACGCCTGGGCTTACAGCACGGTAAAGACCACGATGGATCGCATGGTGACTAAGGGGCTGTTGACCAGGAAGTCGATTCGAAATCTGAATCTGTTCAGCTCTGCTATCAGTCCTGACAATGCCAAACGAGGTGAGTTGAAGCGTGTGCTCAGTCGCGCCTTTAATGGTGCGCTGACACCCATGCTGCAATTCATCGTCGATGAAGAAGAACTCACTGCCGAAGAGATTCAGCAACTTCGCAAGATCATCAAACGTGCCGATCGCAAGCCTGAGTAA
- a CDS encoding SecDF P1 head subdomain-containing protein, with amino-acid sequence MLKTIALFAVLVSFLLYPGEQLHAQESAPQLEFRLADDTETTGWQKMEVRGSDKTVFVSNEVSLHGGHIEKVSFYKDLNGNPSVGLTLTEDGAKVMKETTSKNQNKKLAILLNGKVINAPTIRSTIAKEVQITGRFDKDDLLTFFHAIVLRELPASDG; translated from the coding sequence ATGTTGAAAACGATTGCTCTATTTGCCGTTCTCGTGTCATTCCTGCTTTATCCTGGCGAACAACTCCACGCTCAAGAGTCGGCACCGCAGCTGGAGTTTCGACTGGCGGACGACACCGAAACGACCGGGTGGCAGAAGATGGAAGTTCGTGGCAGCGACAAGACGGTATTCGTCTCCAACGAAGTTTCACTGCACGGTGGCCACATCGAAAAAGTGTCGTTCTACAAAGATCTGAACGGGAATCCGTCGGTTGGGCTAACCTTGACCGAGGATGGCGCAAAGGTGATGAAAGAAACAACCTCAAAAAATCAGAACAAGAAGCTCGCCATTTTACTCAACGGCAAGGTTATTAATGCTCCAACTATTCGATCGACAATCGCTAAGGAAGTACAGATCACGGGACGGTTCGACAAAGACGATCTACTAACGTTCTTTCACGCAATTGTCCTGCGGGAACTGCCAGCAAGCGACGGATAA
- a CDS encoding carboxypeptidase regulatory-like domain-containing protein yields the protein MAEPLNEIITLLNHYGESFWSFSSVMLAQVCVLVVVLLLVDLCLRHRVRAVTRYWLWTLVLLKLVLPVTLYSPASAAYWLSDYIPAASKVETAPAVVNVELTDRFNPQVPRTTTVSTERPPVLFRVPDSQPVPSALPATTSSVTPVPPLTVAEPREATSVPYQRLNPTAMLLLVWLSVVAVLCVFVVRRTRQVSKLIKRAEEAPLELVNLLHDCCQLSGLKQHVVQLKISDQVGSPAICGLWKPTIILPRHLLDQLNQDQLRQVFVHELAHWKRYDLQLNCLQTLLLILYFYNPLVWLAHSMLRRLREQAVDETVLVTLKVQSHQYSSTLLDIAALTSFPDKLSLQLIGILEPRKPLAQRIRRIISRPVPRSAKLGLAGFTTIVLAGILLLPMSRMDRSQAAVEPEVKQDKETTAKTEQEPKSNQAAATTTKSGSNQKSESPVQPKSVEKESPAPQGILSGRIVDQTGAPVADAEVTLLHRNGGRLIQTKTDQEGRYLFAKIHKPGEHRIMIKSKRWVGVERSTDCPRVVLSFDKKSVQDITLERACQLRIETVDEQGKPVPDVTVYAKSLTDTSGFSPETASTDRSGQVTLGLKPSEFEYQIATSSSKYGFTKLVIKMDDPEKIVKRKLVQRKGIEVKGKVLCSDGKPPAGWKIIALPDWWTFGRSPSGYEISKDGTFTLPHIVDDVYNVTVSVPAGGSTFTRKPVLNSTTLLKQEQPLSLKLHYPSPASLVSISGKINFTGDPLQYRGFWIFANSDDPQRSGSVYIRPGETEFRIDPIQRGKYKLDIQSPNFELQGPKDVSAPSENITLNVVVKGKPKLQGTVVRGDSSLPVKKYQVRAIKIRTLRGPNFVQSSRWEDVNNLNGKFAVEVNGPGIYRIEVAANGFAQTLSEPINTDENQGKPIQVKLTAGVSLSGTVVNAQGQPINGATVIPLSKSRGVMPPALGAFTTEEGSAKTVDGKFTLTHLDAGQESLKVTHPDYVFTLVKEIDLTAAPTPDIKVILKRGGTVQGTVTDAAGQPEPNVTLFFQDSFGYSGSATSDAGRLATVITDEKGQYSVAHLPEQLCYVLRADEANSNGVVRQAILPENGKTSTLNLGGRPELTGRLKVNGVPFSNTRLLLAGENPNFGIFRAYTITDGDGAFQFYGAGPAKRTLYYAVLGMHDKWVRVDSFQLLAKDQELGIIEQKIGTLTVKCTPEATENLRLTLQTYNPVWTFGLDTGILVPRQNNSEPYVFTQVPPGEYELVAQRPGYPAVRKKISVTPEALNTTVTLPLPVGLSTLQGKLDESLCGPGGCTSLKLWSEDKQLLAHIYPDQTGNFTAGHIPAGNYFLTRQDIRNPTESFPVSLKAQESKSLTLTPDDIKYPSAKMGFRVINVLTQNGVPLPGCDLQLQNGTGTLSHHSQQNERYSFAGTPGMYELTASYPGFQTQRQKVELITAGADGRYPDTVTLTLRLKPLDE from the coding sequence ATGGCTGAACCATTGAATGAGATCATTACACTGCTCAATCACTACGGCGAAAGTTTCTGGAGCTTCAGCAGCGTGATGTTGGCACAGGTCTGTGTCCTGGTGGTTGTTCTGCTACTGGTCGATTTGTGTCTGCGCCACCGGGTGCGCGCTGTCACCCGCTATTGGCTTTGGACTCTGGTATTGCTCAAGCTCGTTCTGCCAGTCACACTTTACTCTCCCGCGAGCGCTGCGTACTGGTTATCTGACTACATTCCCGCAGCTTCGAAAGTGGAAACAGCTCCCGCTGTGGTAAATGTCGAGTTGACTGATCGTTTCAATCCGCAGGTCCCACGAACAACAACTGTTTCAACAGAACGCCCGCCGGTTCTGTTTAGGGTTCCTGATTCTCAACCAGTGCCGAGTGCGTTACCTGCAACAACTTCCAGCGTCACACCGGTTCCACCTCTGACTGTTGCAGAACCTCGCGAAGCAACATCCGTTCCCTATCAACGGCTCAACCCCACTGCGATGTTGTTGCTGGTATGGCTGTCGGTCGTGGCTGTCTTGTGTGTTTTCGTTGTGCGACGCACACGTCAGGTTAGTAAACTCATCAAACGAGCAGAAGAGGCACCGCTTGAACTTGTCAACCTGCTGCATGATTGCTGTCAGCTGTCTGGCCTCAAACAACATGTTGTACAACTGAAAATCTCTGATCAGGTCGGCAGTCCCGCAATTTGTGGACTGTGGAAACCGACGATCATCCTGCCTCGTCACCTGCTGGATCAACTTAACCAGGATCAGCTGCGACAGGTCTTCGTTCACGAACTCGCGCACTGGAAACGCTACGATCTGCAGTTGAACTGTTTACAGACTTTGCTGCTGATTCTGTATTTTTACAATCCACTGGTGTGGTTGGCACATAGCATGCTCAGACGCTTACGCGAACAGGCCGTGGATGAAACTGTGCTGGTGACACTCAAGGTGCAGTCACACCAGTATTCGTCTACGTTACTGGATATCGCGGCCCTGACCTCGTTTCCAGACAAGCTCAGCTTGCAACTGATTGGAATTCTCGAACCGCGTAAGCCATTGGCACAACGTATTCGGCGGATTATCTCGCGTCCGGTTCCCCGGTCTGCCAAACTGGGACTTGCCGGCTTCACAACCATCGTACTCGCTGGCATTCTGCTACTGCCGATGTCCCGGATGGATCGTTCTCAAGCAGCAGTTGAGCCGGAAGTGAAACAGGACAAAGAAACGACAGCGAAAACAGAGCAGGAACCAAAATCGAATCAGGCTGCGGCAACAACGACGAAGTCAGGATCAAATCAGAAATCAGAATCCCCGGTACAACCGAAAAGTGTCGAAAAAGAGTCACCTGCTCCACAAGGCATCCTCAGTGGACGCATTGTAGATCAAACCGGTGCACCGGTGGCTGATGCCGAGGTCACGCTTCTCCATCGCAATGGAGGGCGGCTGATTCAAACAAAAACAGATCAGGAAGGACGTTATTTGTTTGCAAAGATCCATAAGCCGGGAGAACATCGGATCATGATCAAATCCAAACGCTGGGTCGGGGTTGAACGCAGTACAGACTGTCCGCGCGTCGTGCTCTCGTTCGACAAAAAAAGCGTACAGGATATTACACTCGAACGTGCCTGCCAGTTGCGGATCGAAACCGTGGATGAGCAGGGTAAGCCTGTGCCTGATGTCACCGTTTATGCCAAATCATTGACAGACACAAGTGGTTTCAGTCCGGAAACCGCCTCCACTGATCGCTCAGGCCAGGTGACACTCGGCTTAAAGCCTTCGGAGTTCGAATACCAGATCGCGACCTCCTCGTCGAAGTATGGCTTTACGAAACTGGTGATCAAAATGGACGATCCTGAAAAAATCGTCAAACGGAAACTGGTACAGCGCAAGGGAATCGAAGTAAAAGGTAAAGTCCTTTGCTCGGACGGCAAACCTCCGGCCGGGTGGAAGATCATTGCGCTTCCCGACTGGTGGACCTTTGGCAGATCTCCCTCTGGTTATGAAATCAGCAAAGATGGTACCTTTACTCTGCCTCACATTGTGGATGATGTCTACAACGTCACGGTGTCTGTGCCTGCGGGGGGGAGCACATTTACGAGAAAGCCGGTGCTCAACTCAACCACTCTGTTGAAGCAGGAGCAGCCTCTCTCCTTAAAGCTCCATTATCCTTCACCTGCCTCGCTGGTCTCAATTTCCGGCAAGATCAACTTTACTGGCGACCCTCTGCAGTATCGTGGTTTCTGGATCTTCGCGAATTCAGATGACCCGCAGCGGAGTGGCAGCGTCTATATCAGGCCGGGGGAGACAGAATTTCGGATCGATCCCATTCAGCGTGGGAAATACAAACTCGATATCCAGTCCCCCAATTTCGAGTTGCAAGGGCCCAAAGATGTCTCCGCTCCGTCTGAAAATATCACTCTGAATGTGGTGGTGAAAGGAAAACCAAAACTGCAAGGCACGGTCGTCCGCGGCGATAGCTCTCTGCCAGTCAAAAAATATCAGGTTCGTGCGATCAAGATCAGGACACTGCGCGGTCCTAATTTTGTACAGAGCTCCCGCTGGGAGGACGTCAATAATTTAAACGGGAAATTCGCAGTGGAAGTGAATGGACCTGGAATTTACAGGATTGAAGTCGCTGCGAACGGTTTTGCACAAACCCTGAGCGAACCGATCAATACCGATGAAAACCAGGGGAAACCGATCCAGGTCAAACTGACAGCGGGGGTTTCTCTTTCCGGAACTGTTGTGAATGCACAAGGTCAGCCGATCAACGGAGCCACCGTGATTCCCCTCTCCAAATCCAGAGGCGTCATGCCACCGGCATTAGGGGCATTTACAACAGAGGAAGGATCTGCAAAAACCGTTGACGGAAAATTTACCCTGACGCATCTCGATGCTGGTCAGGAATCCCTGAAAGTCACTCATCCTGATTATGTTTTTACACTTGTCAAAGAGATCGACCTCACAGCCGCTCCGACGCCTGATATTAAGGTGATACTCAAACGGGGTGGTACAGTGCAGGGAACGGTTACTGATGCTGCAGGCCAGCCGGAACCGAACGTAACCTTATTCTTCCAGGACAGTTTTGGCTACAGCGGCAGTGCCACCAGTGATGCGGGACGTTTAGCGACCGTGATTACCGATGAAAAAGGTCAGTACTCAGTCGCGCATCTGCCCGAACAACTCTGTTACGTGCTTCGAGCCGACGAAGCGAATTCGAATGGCGTCGTGCGTCAGGCCATTCTGCCTGAAAACGGTAAGACCAGCACACTCAACCTGGGCGGTCGTCCCGAATTGACAGGACGGTTGAAAGTCAACGGCGTCCCCTTCTCGAACACACGTCTGCTGCTGGCCGGCGAGAACCCGAATTTTGGCATCTTTCGCGCGTATACCATCACCGACGGCGATGGTGCTTTTCAATTCTATGGAGCCGGTCCCGCCAAACGGACGCTGTACTACGCGGTCCTGGGAATGCATGATAAATGGGTTCGCGTCGACTCGTTCCAGTTGCTTGCAAAAGATCAGGAGCTCGGCATCATCGAACAGAAAATCGGCACGCTCACGGTGAAATGTACGCCAGAGGCGACCGAAAACCTGCGCCTGACGCTTCAGACCTATAACCCCGTCTGGACGTTCGGACTGGATACGGGCATCCTGGTACCACGCCAGAATAATAGTGAACCTTATGTCTTCACTCAGGTTCCTCCGGGCGAATACGAATTAGTCGCCCAGCGTCCCGGTTATCCTGCGGTGCGAAAGAAAATCAGCGTCACTCCCGAAGCATTGAACACCACTGTCACTCTGCCATTACCAGTCGGGTTATCAACATTGCAGGGTAAGCTGGACGAATCGCTCTGCGGTCCGGGGGGTTGCACTTCGCTCAAATTATGGAGCGAGGACAAACAACTGCTTGCACACATCTACCCTGATCAAACGGGGAACTTTACGGCGGGCCATATTCCTGCCGGTAACTATTTCTTAACCAGACAGGATATTCGAAATCCCACTGAATCGTTTCCGGTCTCGCTCAAAGCGCAGGAATCGAAATCCTTAACCCTGACGCCCGACGATATCAAATATCCGTCCGCGAAAATGGGATTTCGTGTGATCAATGTCCTTACTCAGAATGGAGTCCCGCTACCGGGCTGTGATCTCCAACTGCAAAACGGCACGGGAACGCTATCGCATCATAGTCAGCAGAATGAGAGGTATTCGTTCGCAGGGACTCCCGGGATGTATGAACTCACCGCATCGTATCCGGGATTTCAAACGCAGCGCCAGAAAGTCGAATTGATTACCGCCGGTGCTGACGGACGCTATCCCGATACGGTAACTCTCACACTGCGCCTCAAACCGCTTGACGAATGA
- a CDS encoding DUF1559 family PulG-like putative transporter gives MAAPKRTEKTGREDSRRVHWIVIVIIGIGLAVLVGVLWHSVDIARQAALHSSCSWPVGKLHLAMHNYHAVHGHFPPAFLADEDGTPIHSWRVLILPYIDEQQLYDAYSFDEPWNGPNNIRLAHKMPETYHCPSEPESDSMTNYVVIVGKDTAFPFDQPTSYEDFRDGRDNTILVAEIADSVIFWTEPRDLAADTMSSTVNHESLPSISSARRRGPFVNTAGPITSHSLSHNLDPETLRAFTTIAAGDEISMVEFRDTGFESLGHSAVTDQILRDFNYWNKVSGLWLSRSKVTDAGIEYLRGATRLYSLNLSGTEVTDATLEHLKGLPELHSVNLRGTQVSPRGVLELIASSDSMQIAFPGGWVWKLENAHGFQLKLSSPAVTGELLKLFGTVRVQAYLDLDGIALTDEGLASLGGFEDLRTLRISNTQISSAGLNHLAGLASLRELDLRGSAVADEDINKLQRALPNCKIDWNETK, from the coding sequence GTGGCCGCACCGAAACGAACCGAAAAGACCGGCCGTGAGGATTCCCGGCGTGTGCATTGGATCGTGATCGTCATCATCGGCATAGGACTCGCAGTGCTTGTCGGCGTCCTGTGGCACTCTGTTGACATCGCGCGCCAAGCGGCACTTCACTCCAGTTGCAGTTGGCCCGTGGGCAAGTTGCACCTCGCGATGCACAACTATCATGCAGTCCACGGCCACTTCCCACCCGCCTTCCTGGCTGACGAGGATGGCACACCTATTCACAGTTGGCGGGTTCTCATCCTACCGTACATAGATGAACAACAGCTCTACGATGCTTACAGTTTCGACGAGCCATGGAATGGGCCGAACAACATTCGCCTGGCCCACAAGATGCCCGAGACCTACCATTGTCCCAGCGAGCCAGAATCGGACTCGATGACGAACTACGTTGTCATTGTTGGGAAGGACACCGCGTTCCCGTTCGACCAGCCGACGTCATATGAGGACTTTCGTGACGGGCGTGACAACACCATTCTTGTGGCTGAGATTGCCGACTCGGTTATCTTCTGGACCGAGCCCCGCGACCTCGCGGCCGACACCATGAGCTCTACCGTCAACCACGAATCGCTGCCGAGCATTTCCAGTGCGCGCCGCCGAGGGCCGTTCGTGAACACGGCCGGTCCCATCACTTCTCATTCCTTGAGTCACAACCTCGACCCCGAGACACTCAGGGCGTTCACCACAATTGCGGCGGGCGATGAGATTTCCATGGTGGAGTTTCGCGACACCGGATTCGAGAGTCTTGGTCACAGTGCGGTCACCGATCAGATTCTGCGAGACTTCAACTACTGGAACAAGGTTAGCGGTCTCTGGCTCAGTCGCTCCAAGGTCACGGATGCCGGCATCGAGTACCTGCGGGGTGCAACACGTCTCTATTCGTTGAACCTGAGCGGTACCGAAGTGACCGATGCAACCCTGGAGCACCTAAAGGGGCTGCCTGAGCTGCATTCCGTCAATCTCCGCGGCACGCAAGTATCCCCTCGTGGTGTACTGGAATTGATCGCGTCGTCAGATTCCATGCAGATCGCGTTCCCAGGAGGGTGGGTGTGGAAGCTCGAAAACGCGCATGGGTTTCAGTTGAAGTTGAGCAGTCCTGCGGTTACAGGAGAACTGTTGAAACTCTTCGGAACCGTTCGAGTTCAGGCTTACTTAGATCTGGACGGAATCGCATTGACGGACGAAGGCCTGGCGAGCCTCGGGGGGTTCGAAGATTTGCGAACACTACGGATTTCCAACACGCAGATTTCCAGCGCCGGCCTGAATCACCTGGCCGGGCTTGCCAGTCTCCGGGAGTTGGACCTCCGCGGCTCAGCGGTTGCCGACGAAGATATCAATAAACTCCAGCGAGCGTTGCCGAACTGCAAGATAGACTGGAACGAGACGAAGTGA